The following proteins are co-located in the Paralichthys olivaceus isolate ysfri-2021 chromosome 2, ASM2471397v2, whole genome shotgun sequence genome:
- the srpk1b gene encoding SRSF protein kinase 1b isoform X2 → MERKVLAMQARKKRTKPRKPGKKPEPHGRGGGGSQPGQADSPLPEQDEEILGSDDDEQEDPNDYCKGGYHHVKIGDLFNGRYHVIRKLGWGHFSTVWLAWDIQEKRFVAMKVVKSAEHYTETALDEIKLLKSVRNTDPGDPSREKVVQLLDDFKISGMNGTHVCMVFEVLGYHLLKWIIKSNYQGLPLPCVKSIIQQVLQGLDYLHTKCKIIHTDIKPENILLTVNEPYIKKMAAEATQWQKSGAAPPSGSAVSTAPPPKPMAKMSKNKKKKMKKKQKKQAEMLEKRIQEMEGGVALEGCEDEDDEETTTETTEDTTSSATLSTSATLQDIPNHAITDTSPDQQPPQTSDGNEQKQNLAEEENKMDVNYNGIASKPESEASPESQVHETQQSTEEQEDQQNANQEGNDTQAHDTLSNKEEHQTCNGSPEDPDPDTELQQLPASLSPDSVTVELKEGEKEEKREEEMDTQGEKRGEEEENSQNGASGSMLVNPLEPINADKVQVKIADLGNACWVNKHFTDDIQTRQYRSLEVLMGAGYSTPADIWSTACMAFELATGDYLFEPHSGEDYSRDEDHIALIIELLGKVPRKLILAGKYSKEFFTKKGDLRHITKLKPWGLLDVLVEKYEWSKEEAHMFSSFLLPMLDLVSERRATAAQCLSHPWLSS, encoded by the exons aCCAGAGCCTCATGGTCGTGGTGGCGGCGGCTCTCAGCCAGGTCAGGCAGACTCTCCCCTCCCAGAGCAGGACGAGGAGATCCTGggctctgatgatgatgagcagGAGGACCCCAATGACTACTGCAAGG GTGGATATCACCATGTGAAAATCGGAGATCTGTTCAACGGGAGATACCATGTGATCCGTAAGCTTGGCTGGGGCCACTTCTCCACTGTGTGGCTGGCCTGGGACATCCA ggaGAAGCGTTTTGTGGCCATGAAGGTTGTAAAGAGTGCTGAGCATTACACAGAGACTGCTCTGGATGAGATCAAGCTGCTCAAATCT gtAAGGAACACGGATCCTGGTGACCCCAGCAGAGAGAAAGTGGTGCAGCTTCTAGATGACTTCAAAATTTCGGGCATGAATGGAACTC ATGTGTGCATGGTATTTGAGGTGCTGGGATATCACCTACTGAAGTGGATCATCAAATCAAACTATCAAGGCCTGCCCCTGCCCTGTGTCAAAAGCATCATTCAACAG GTTCTGCAGGGTTTAGACTACCTTCACACTAAGTGTAAGATCATCCACACGGACATCAAACCAGAGAACATCCTGCTGACTGTCAACGAGCCCTACATCAAGAAAATGGCTGCTGAAGCTACACAGTGGCAGAAGAGTGGTGCTGCACCTCCCTCAGGTTCTGCAG TGAGTACAGCCCCACCACCCAAACCA ATGGCCAAAATgtcaaagaacaaaaagaagaagatgaagaagaagcaaaAGAAGCAGGCAGAGATGCTGGAGAAAAGGATCCAGGAGATGGAAGGAGGAGTGGCACTTGAAGGATGTGAAGACGAAGACGATGAAGAGACGACGACAGAAACCACAGAGGATACGACTTCCTCAGCCACCCTGTCCACATCTGCCACGCTGCAAGACATCCCTAACCACGCCATCACAG acacttctcctgACCAGCAGCCCCCACAGACGTCAGACGGAAACgaacaaaaacagaatttgGCCGAAGAGGAGAACAAGATGGATGTGAACTACAACGGCATCGCCTCCAAACCGGAGAGTGAGGCCAGCCCGGAGAGCCAGGTTCATGAGACTCAGCAGTcaacagaggagcaggaggaccaACAGAATGCAAACCAAGAAGGAAACGACACACAGGCCCACGACACATTAAGCAACAAAGAAGAGCATCAGACCTGCAATGGTTCACCCGAGGACCCGGACCCAGACACAGAACTGCAGCAGCTCCCCGCCTCCCTCAGCCCAGACTCTGTCACTGTAGAGctaaaggaaggagagaaggaggagaagagggaggaggaaatggaCACTCAAGGGGAGAAAcgaggggaagaagaggagaacagTCAGAACG GAGCATCAGGAAGCATGCTAGTAAACCCTCTGGAGCCAATCAACGCTGACAAGGTGCAGGTTAAGATTGCTGACCTTGGGAACGCCTGCTGGGTG aacaaacatttcacagacGACATCCAGACGAGGCAGTATCGTTCTCTTGAGGTGCTGATGGGAGCCGGCTATAGCACACCAGCTGACATCTGGAGCACAGCCTGCATG GCTTTTGAACTTGCCACTGGAGATTATCTGTTTGAACCCCACTCAGGAGAAGACTACTCTAGAGATGAAG ATCACATAGCCCTGATCATCGAGCTGCTCGGTAAAGTTCCTCGGAAGCTGATCTTGGCAGGAAAATACTCCAAGGAATTCTTCACCAAGAAAG GTGACCTGCGTCACATTACCAAGCTGAAGCCGTGGGGTCTGCTTGATGTCTTGGTAGAAAAGTATGAGTGGTCGAAGGAGGAGGCGCACATGTTCAGCAGCTTCCTCCTGCCCATGCTGGACCTGGTGTCTGAAAGGAGAGCCACAGCAGCCCAGTGCCTCTCCCACCCATGGCTTTCATCCTAG
- the srpk1b gene encoding SRSF protein kinase 1b isoform X5, with translation MISCLRPEPHGRGGGGSQPGQADSPLPEQDEEILGSDDDEQEDPNDYCKGGYHHVKIGDLFNGRYHVIRKLGWGHFSTVWLAWDIQEKRFVAMKVVKSAEHYTETALDEIKLLKSVRNTDPGDPSREKVVQLLDDFKISGMNGTHVCMVFEVLGYHLLKWIIKSNYQGLPLPCVKSIIQQVLQGLDYLHTKCKIIHTDIKPENILLTVNEPYIKKMAAEATQWQKSGAAPPSGSAVSTAPPPKPMAKMSKNKKKKMKKKQKKQAEMLEKRIQEMEGGVALEGCEDEDDEETTTETTEDTTSSATLSTSATLQDIPNHAITDTSPDQQPPQTSDGNEQKQNLAEEENKMDVNYNGIASKPESEASPESQVHETQQSTEEQEDQQNANQEGNDTQAHDTLSNKEEHQTCNGSPEDPDPDTELQQLPASLSPDSVTVELKEGEKEEKREEEMDTQGEKRGEEEENSQNGASGSMLVNPLEPINADKVQVKIADLGNACWVNKHFTDDIQTRQYRSLEVLMGAGYSTPADIWSTACMAFELATGDYLFEPHSGEDYSRDEDHIALIIELLGKVPRKLILAGKYSKEFFTKKGDLRHITKLKPWGLLDVLVEKYEWSKEEAHMFSSFLLPMLDLVSERRATAAQCLSHPWLSS, from the exons aCCAGAGCCTCATGGTCGTGGTGGCGGCGGCTCTCAGCCAGGTCAGGCAGACTCTCCCCTCCCAGAGCAGGACGAGGAGATCCTGggctctgatgatgatgagcagGAGGACCCCAATGACTACTGCAAGG GTGGATATCACCATGTGAAAATCGGAGATCTGTTCAACGGGAGATACCATGTGATCCGTAAGCTTGGCTGGGGCCACTTCTCCACTGTGTGGCTGGCCTGGGACATCCA ggaGAAGCGTTTTGTGGCCATGAAGGTTGTAAAGAGTGCTGAGCATTACACAGAGACTGCTCTGGATGAGATCAAGCTGCTCAAATCT gtAAGGAACACGGATCCTGGTGACCCCAGCAGAGAGAAAGTGGTGCAGCTTCTAGATGACTTCAAAATTTCGGGCATGAATGGAACTC ATGTGTGCATGGTATTTGAGGTGCTGGGATATCACCTACTGAAGTGGATCATCAAATCAAACTATCAAGGCCTGCCCCTGCCCTGTGTCAAAAGCATCATTCAACAG GTTCTGCAGGGTTTAGACTACCTTCACACTAAGTGTAAGATCATCCACACGGACATCAAACCAGAGAACATCCTGCTGACTGTCAACGAGCCCTACATCAAGAAAATGGCTGCTGAAGCTACACAGTGGCAGAAGAGTGGTGCTGCACCTCCCTCAGGTTCTGCAG TGAGTACAGCCCCACCACCCAAACCA ATGGCCAAAATgtcaaagaacaaaaagaagaagatgaagaagaagcaaaAGAAGCAGGCAGAGATGCTGGAGAAAAGGATCCAGGAGATGGAAGGAGGAGTGGCACTTGAAGGATGTGAAGACGAAGACGATGAAGAGACGACGACAGAAACCACAGAGGATACGACTTCCTCAGCCACCCTGTCCACATCTGCCACGCTGCAAGACATCCCTAACCACGCCATCACAG acacttctcctgACCAGCAGCCCCCACAGACGTCAGACGGAAACgaacaaaaacagaatttgGCCGAAGAGGAGAACAAGATGGATGTGAACTACAACGGCATCGCCTCCAAACCGGAGAGTGAGGCCAGCCCGGAGAGCCAGGTTCATGAGACTCAGCAGTcaacagaggagcaggaggaccaACAGAATGCAAACCAAGAAGGAAACGACACACAGGCCCACGACACATTAAGCAACAAAGAAGAGCATCAGACCTGCAATGGTTCACCCGAGGACCCGGACCCAGACACAGAACTGCAGCAGCTCCCCGCCTCCCTCAGCCCAGACTCTGTCACTGTAGAGctaaaggaaggagagaaggaggagaagagggaggaggaaatggaCACTCAAGGGGAGAAAcgaggggaagaagaggagaacagTCAGAACG GAGCATCAGGAAGCATGCTAGTAAACCCTCTGGAGCCAATCAACGCTGACAAGGTGCAGGTTAAGATTGCTGACCTTGGGAACGCCTGCTGGGTG aacaaacatttcacagacGACATCCAGACGAGGCAGTATCGTTCTCTTGAGGTGCTGATGGGAGCCGGCTATAGCACACCAGCTGACATCTGGAGCACAGCCTGCATG GCTTTTGAACTTGCCACTGGAGATTATCTGTTTGAACCCCACTCAGGAGAAGACTACTCTAGAGATGAAG ATCACATAGCCCTGATCATCGAGCTGCTCGGTAAAGTTCCTCGGAAGCTGATCTTGGCAGGAAAATACTCCAAGGAATTCTTCACCAAGAAAG GTGACCTGCGTCACATTACCAAGCTGAAGCCGTGGGGTCTGCTTGATGTCTTGGTAGAAAAGTATGAGTGGTCGAAGGAGGAGGCGCACATGTTCAGCAGCTTCCTCCTGCCCATGCTGGACCTGGTGTCTGAAAGGAGAGCCACAGCAGCCCAGTGCCTCTCCCACCCATGGCTTTCATCCTAG
- the srpk1b gene encoding SRSF protein kinase 1b isoform X1, translated as MWLLDWIFSINIAVVKLASGLTCKPEPHGRGGGGSQPGQADSPLPEQDEEILGSDDDEQEDPNDYCKGGYHHVKIGDLFNGRYHVIRKLGWGHFSTVWLAWDIQEKRFVAMKVVKSAEHYTETALDEIKLLKSVRNTDPGDPSREKVVQLLDDFKISGMNGTHVCMVFEVLGYHLLKWIIKSNYQGLPLPCVKSIIQQVLQGLDYLHTKCKIIHTDIKPENILLTVNEPYIKKMAAEATQWQKSGAAPPSGSAVSTAPPPKPMAKMSKNKKKKMKKKQKKQAEMLEKRIQEMEGGVALEGCEDEDDEETTTETTEDTTSSATLSTSATLQDIPNHAITDTSPDQQPPQTSDGNEQKQNLAEEENKMDVNYNGIASKPESEASPESQVHETQQSTEEQEDQQNANQEGNDTQAHDTLSNKEEHQTCNGSPEDPDPDTELQQLPASLSPDSVTVELKEGEKEEKREEEMDTQGEKRGEEEENSQNGASGSMLVNPLEPINADKVQVKIADLGNACWVNKHFTDDIQTRQYRSLEVLMGAGYSTPADIWSTACMAFELATGDYLFEPHSGEDYSRDEDHIALIIELLGKVPRKLILAGKYSKEFFTKKGDLRHITKLKPWGLLDVLVEKYEWSKEEAHMFSSFLLPMLDLVSERRATAAQCLSHPWLSS; from the exons aCCAGAGCCTCATGGTCGTGGTGGCGGCGGCTCTCAGCCAGGTCAGGCAGACTCTCCCCTCCCAGAGCAGGACGAGGAGATCCTGggctctgatgatgatgagcagGAGGACCCCAATGACTACTGCAAGG GTGGATATCACCATGTGAAAATCGGAGATCTGTTCAACGGGAGATACCATGTGATCCGTAAGCTTGGCTGGGGCCACTTCTCCACTGTGTGGCTGGCCTGGGACATCCA ggaGAAGCGTTTTGTGGCCATGAAGGTTGTAAAGAGTGCTGAGCATTACACAGAGACTGCTCTGGATGAGATCAAGCTGCTCAAATCT gtAAGGAACACGGATCCTGGTGACCCCAGCAGAGAGAAAGTGGTGCAGCTTCTAGATGACTTCAAAATTTCGGGCATGAATGGAACTC ATGTGTGCATGGTATTTGAGGTGCTGGGATATCACCTACTGAAGTGGATCATCAAATCAAACTATCAAGGCCTGCCCCTGCCCTGTGTCAAAAGCATCATTCAACAG GTTCTGCAGGGTTTAGACTACCTTCACACTAAGTGTAAGATCATCCACACGGACATCAAACCAGAGAACATCCTGCTGACTGTCAACGAGCCCTACATCAAGAAAATGGCTGCTGAAGCTACACAGTGGCAGAAGAGTGGTGCTGCACCTCCCTCAGGTTCTGCAG TGAGTACAGCCCCACCACCCAAACCA ATGGCCAAAATgtcaaagaacaaaaagaagaagatgaagaagaagcaaaAGAAGCAGGCAGAGATGCTGGAGAAAAGGATCCAGGAGATGGAAGGAGGAGTGGCACTTGAAGGATGTGAAGACGAAGACGATGAAGAGACGACGACAGAAACCACAGAGGATACGACTTCCTCAGCCACCCTGTCCACATCTGCCACGCTGCAAGACATCCCTAACCACGCCATCACAG acacttctcctgACCAGCAGCCCCCACAGACGTCAGACGGAAACgaacaaaaacagaatttgGCCGAAGAGGAGAACAAGATGGATGTGAACTACAACGGCATCGCCTCCAAACCGGAGAGTGAGGCCAGCCCGGAGAGCCAGGTTCATGAGACTCAGCAGTcaacagaggagcaggaggaccaACAGAATGCAAACCAAGAAGGAAACGACACACAGGCCCACGACACATTAAGCAACAAAGAAGAGCATCAGACCTGCAATGGTTCACCCGAGGACCCGGACCCAGACACAGAACTGCAGCAGCTCCCCGCCTCCCTCAGCCCAGACTCTGTCACTGTAGAGctaaaggaaggagagaaggaggagaagagggaggaggaaatggaCACTCAAGGGGAGAAAcgaggggaagaagaggagaacagTCAGAACG GAGCATCAGGAAGCATGCTAGTAAACCCTCTGGAGCCAATCAACGCTGACAAGGTGCAGGTTAAGATTGCTGACCTTGGGAACGCCTGCTGGGTG aacaaacatttcacagacGACATCCAGACGAGGCAGTATCGTTCTCTTGAGGTGCTGATGGGAGCCGGCTATAGCACACCAGCTGACATCTGGAGCACAGCCTGCATG GCTTTTGAACTTGCCACTGGAGATTATCTGTTTGAACCCCACTCAGGAGAAGACTACTCTAGAGATGAAG ATCACATAGCCCTGATCATCGAGCTGCTCGGTAAAGTTCCTCGGAAGCTGATCTTGGCAGGAAAATACTCCAAGGAATTCTTCACCAAGAAAG GTGACCTGCGTCACATTACCAAGCTGAAGCCGTGGGGTCTGCTTGATGTCTTGGTAGAAAAGTATGAGTGGTCGAAGGAGGAGGCGCACATGTTCAGCAGCTTCCTCCTGCCCATGCTGGACCTGGTGTCTGAAAGGAGAGCCACAGCAGCCCAGTGCCTCTCCCACCCATGGCTTTCATCCTAG
- the srpk1b gene encoding SRSF protein kinase 1b isoform X3, translated as MKMLAMQARKKRTKPRKPGKKPEPHGRGGGGSQPGQADSPLPEQDEEILGSDDDEQEDPNDYCKGGYHHVKIGDLFNGRYHVIRKLGWGHFSTVWLAWDIQEKRFVAMKVVKSAEHYTETALDEIKLLKSVRNTDPGDPSREKVVQLLDDFKISGMNGTHVCMVFEVLGYHLLKWIIKSNYQGLPLPCVKSIIQQVLQGLDYLHTKCKIIHTDIKPENILLTVNEPYIKKMAAEATQWQKSGAAPPSGSAVSTAPPPKPMAKMSKNKKKKMKKKQKKQAEMLEKRIQEMEGGVALEGCEDEDDEETTTETTEDTTSSATLSTSATLQDIPNHAITDTSPDQQPPQTSDGNEQKQNLAEEENKMDVNYNGIASKPESEASPESQVHETQQSTEEQEDQQNANQEGNDTQAHDTLSNKEEHQTCNGSPEDPDPDTELQQLPASLSPDSVTVELKEGEKEEKREEEMDTQGEKRGEEEENSQNGASGSMLVNPLEPINADKVQVKIADLGNACWVNKHFTDDIQTRQYRSLEVLMGAGYSTPADIWSTACMAFELATGDYLFEPHSGEDYSRDEDHIALIIELLGKVPRKLILAGKYSKEFFTKKGDLRHITKLKPWGLLDVLVEKYEWSKEEAHMFSSFLLPMLDLVSERRATAAQCLSHPWLSS; from the exons aCCAGAGCCTCATGGTCGTGGTGGCGGCGGCTCTCAGCCAGGTCAGGCAGACTCTCCCCTCCCAGAGCAGGACGAGGAGATCCTGggctctgatgatgatgagcagGAGGACCCCAATGACTACTGCAAGG GTGGATATCACCATGTGAAAATCGGAGATCTGTTCAACGGGAGATACCATGTGATCCGTAAGCTTGGCTGGGGCCACTTCTCCACTGTGTGGCTGGCCTGGGACATCCA ggaGAAGCGTTTTGTGGCCATGAAGGTTGTAAAGAGTGCTGAGCATTACACAGAGACTGCTCTGGATGAGATCAAGCTGCTCAAATCT gtAAGGAACACGGATCCTGGTGACCCCAGCAGAGAGAAAGTGGTGCAGCTTCTAGATGACTTCAAAATTTCGGGCATGAATGGAACTC ATGTGTGCATGGTATTTGAGGTGCTGGGATATCACCTACTGAAGTGGATCATCAAATCAAACTATCAAGGCCTGCCCCTGCCCTGTGTCAAAAGCATCATTCAACAG GTTCTGCAGGGTTTAGACTACCTTCACACTAAGTGTAAGATCATCCACACGGACATCAAACCAGAGAACATCCTGCTGACTGTCAACGAGCCCTACATCAAGAAAATGGCTGCTGAAGCTACACAGTGGCAGAAGAGTGGTGCTGCACCTCCCTCAGGTTCTGCAG TGAGTACAGCCCCACCACCCAAACCA ATGGCCAAAATgtcaaagaacaaaaagaagaagatgaagaagaagcaaaAGAAGCAGGCAGAGATGCTGGAGAAAAGGATCCAGGAGATGGAAGGAGGAGTGGCACTTGAAGGATGTGAAGACGAAGACGATGAAGAGACGACGACAGAAACCACAGAGGATACGACTTCCTCAGCCACCCTGTCCACATCTGCCACGCTGCAAGACATCCCTAACCACGCCATCACAG acacttctcctgACCAGCAGCCCCCACAGACGTCAGACGGAAACgaacaaaaacagaatttgGCCGAAGAGGAGAACAAGATGGATGTGAACTACAACGGCATCGCCTCCAAACCGGAGAGTGAGGCCAGCCCGGAGAGCCAGGTTCATGAGACTCAGCAGTcaacagaggagcaggaggaccaACAGAATGCAAACCAAGAAGGAAACGACACACAGGCCCACGACACATTAAGCAACAAAGAAGAGCATCAGACCTGCAATGGTTCACCCGAGGACCCGGACCCAGACACAGAACTGCAGCAGCTCCCCGCCTCCCTCAGCCCAGACTCTGTCACTGTAGAGctaaaggaaggagagaaggaggagaagagggaggaggaaatggaCACTCAAGGGGAGAAAcgaggggaagaagaggagaacagTCAGAACG GAGCATCAGGAAGCATGCTAGTAAACCCTCTGGAGCCAATCAACGCTGACAAGGTGCAGGTTAAGATTGCTGACCTTGGGAACGCCTGCTGGGTG aacaaacatttcacagacGACATCCAGACGAGGCAGTATCGTTCTCTTGAGGTGCTGATGGGAGCCGGCTATAGCACACCAGCTGACATCTGGAGCACAGCCTGCATG GCTTTTGAACTTGCCACTGGAGATTATCTGTTTGAACCCCACTCAGGAGAAGACTACTCTAGAGATGAAG ATCACATAGCCCTGATCATCGAGCTGCTCGGTAAAGTTCCTCGGAAGCTGATCTTGGCAGGAAAATACTCCAAGGAATTCTTCACCAAGAAAG GTGACCTGCGTCACATTACCAAGCTGAAGCCGTGGGGTCTGCTTGATGTCTTGGTAGAAAAGTATGAGTGGTCGAAGGAGGAGGCGCACATGTTCAGCAGCTTCCTCCTGCCCATGCTGGACCTGGTGTCTGAAAGGAGAGCCACAGCAGCCCAGTGCCTCTCCCACCCATGGCTTTCATCCTAG
- the srpk1b gene encoding SRSF protein kinase 1b isoform X4: protein MGIRASCRPEPHGRGGGGSQPGQADSPLPEQDEEILGSDDDEQEDPNDYCKGGYHHVKIGDLFNGRYHVIRKLGWGHFSTVWLAWDIQEKRFVAMKVVKSAEHYTETALDEIKLLKSVRNTDPGDPSREKVVQLLDDFKISGMNGTHVCMVFEVLGYHLLKWIIKSNYQGLPLPCVKSIIQQVLQGLDYLHTKCKIIHTDIKPENILLTVNEPYIKKMAAEATQWQKSGAAPPSGSAVSTAPPPKPMAKMSKNKKKKMKKKQKKQAEMLEKRIQEMEGGVALEGCEDEDDEETTTETTEDTTSSATLSTSATLQDIPNHAITDTSPDQQPPQTSDGNEQKQNLAEEENKMDVNYNGIASKPESEASPESQVHETQQSTEEQEDQQNANQEGNDTQAHDTLSNKEEHQTCNGSPEDPDPDTELQQLPASLSPDSVTVELKEGEKEEKREEEMDTQGEKRGEEEENSQNGASGSMLVNPLEPINADKVQVKIADLGNACWVNKHFTDDIQTRQYRSLEVLMGAGYSTPADIWSTACMAFELATGDYLFEPHSGEDYSRDEDHIALIIELLGKVPRKLILAGKYSKEFFTKKGDLRHITKLKPWGLLDVLVEKYEWSKEEAHMFSSFLLPMLDLVSERRATAAQCLSHPWLSS from the exons aCCAGAGCCTCATGGTCGTGGTGGCGGCGGCTCTCAGCCAGGTCAGGCAGACTCTCCCCTCCCAGAGCAGGACGAGGAGATCCTGggctctgatgatgatgagcagGAGGACCCCAATGACTACTGCAAGG GTGGATATCACCATGTGAAAATCGGAGATCTGTTCAACGGGAGATACCATGTGATCCGTAAGCTTGGCTGGGGCCACTTCTCCACTGTGTGGCTGGCCTGGGACATCCA ggaGAAGCGTTTTGTGGCCATGAAGGTTGTAAAGAGTGCTGAGCATTACACAGAGACTGCTCTGGATGAGATCAAGCTGCTCAAATCT gtAAGGAACACGGATCCTGGTGACCCCAGCAGAGAGAAAGTGGTGCAGCTTCTAGATGACTTCAAAATTTCGGGCATGAATGGAACTC ATGTGTGCATGGTATTTGAGGTGCTGGGATATCACCTACTGAAGTGGATCATCAAATCAAACTATCAAGGCCTGCCCCTGCCCTGTGTCAAAAGCATCATTCAACAG GTTCTGCAGGGTTTAGACTACCTTCACACTAAGTGTAAGATCATCCACACGGACATCAAACCAGAGAACATCCTGCTGACTGTCAACGAGCCCTACATCAAGAAAATGGCTGCTGAAGCTACACAGTGGCAGAAGAGTGGTGCTGCACCTCCCTCAGGTTCTGCAG TGAGTACAGCCCCACCACCCAAACCA ATGGCCAAAATgtcaaagaacaaaaagaagaagatgaagaagaagcaaaAGAAGCAGGCAGAGATGCTGGAGAAAAGGATCCAGGAGATGGAAGGAGGAGTGGCACTTGAAGGATGTGAAGACGAAGACGATGAAGAGACGACGACAGAAACCACAGAGGATACGACTTCCTCAGCCACCCTGTCCACATCTGCCACGCTGCAAGACATCCCTAACCACGCCATCACAG acacttctcctgACCAGCAGCCCCCACAGACGTCAGACGGAAACgaacaaaaacagaatttgGCCGAAGAGGAGAACAAGATGGATGTGAACTACAACGGCATCGCCTCCAAACCGGAGAGTGAGGCCAGCCCGGAGAGCCAGGTTCATGAGACTCAGCAGTcaacagaggagcaggaggaccaACAGAATGCAAACCAAGAAGGAAACGACACACAGGCCCACGACACATTAAGCAACAAAGAAGAGCATCAGACCTGCAATGGTTCACCCGAGGACCCGGACCCAGACACAGAACTGCAGCAGCTCCCCGCCTCCCTCAGCCCAGACTCTGTCACTGTAGAGctaaaggaaggagagaaggaggagaagagggaggaggaaatggaCACTCAAGGGGAGAAAcgaggggaagaagaggagaacagTCAGAACG GAGCATCAGGAAGCATGCTAGTAAACCCTCTGGAGCCAATCAACGCTGACAAGGTGCAGGTTAAGATTGCTGACCTTGGGAACGCCTGCTGGGTG aacaaacatttcacagacGACATCCAGACGAGGCAGTATCGTTCTCTTGAGGTGCTGATGGGAGCCGGCTATAGCACACCAGCTGACATCTGGAGCACAGCCTGCATG GCTTTTGAACTTGCCACTGGAGATTATCTGTTTGAACCCCACTCAGGAGAAGACTACTCTAGAGATGAAG ATCACATAGCCCTGATCATCGAGCTGCTCGGTAAAGTTCCTCGGAAGCTGATCTTGGCAGGAAAATACTCCAAGGAATTCTTCACCAAGAAAG GTGACCTGCGTCACATTACCAAGCTGAAGCCGTGGGGTCTGCTTGATGTCTTGGTAGAAAAGTATGAGTGGTCGAAGGAGGAGGCGCACATGTTCAGCAGCTTCCTCCTGCCCATGCTGGACCTGGTGTCTGAAAGGAGAGCCACAGCAGCCCAGTGCCTCTCCCACCCATGGCTTTCATCCTAG